A single genomic interval of Lepisosteus oculatus isolate fLepOcu1 chromosome 12, fLepOcu1.hap2, whole genome shotgun sequence harbors:
- the tfcp2l1 gene encoding transcription factor CP2-like protein 1 isoform X2 — protein MRRSLISTKSIVRVVFHDRRLQYTEHQQLEGWRWNRPGDRILDIDIPLSVGIMEPRANPLQLNTIEFIWDPAKSASVYIQVHCISTEFTPRKHGGEKGVPFRIQIDTFKQNENGEYTEHIHSASCQVKVFKPKGADRKQKTDREKIEKRTPQDREKYQPSYETTVLTECSPWPDMPCVNSTNSTPSPVFSSSPTTFGLGDGNCSPNQQGDPLLPSCSDHLLQSSSIQDTQQWLHRQRFSPFCRLFSNFSGADLLKMSKEDFVQICGPADGIRLFNAIKGRCIQPRLTVYVCQEQTRNHQQSKPESSDVYHAIYLEELTAGELAEKIASLYNILTHQIGRVYRQGPAGIHVLVSDEMVQNLTEESCFIIGTIKDENNDGYHIILK, from the exons ATGAGACGCTCACTTATCTCAACCAAG AGCATCGTCCGAGTGGTGTTTCACGACCGGCGCCTGCAGTACACCGAGCACCAGCAGCTGGAGGGCTGGAGGTGGAACAGGCCGGGCGACAGGATCCTGGACATCG ATATCCCACTGTCTGTTGGGATTATGGAACCCAGAGCCAATCCACTTCAGCTGAACACCATTGAATTCATATGGGATCCTGCTAAGAGTGCCTCTGTATATATCCAG GTGCACTGCATCAGCACGGAGTTCACTCCGCGGAAACATGGGGGAGAGAAAGGGGTGCCTTTCCGTATCCAGATCGATACTTTCAAACAGAACGAGAACGGAGAATACACTGAGCACATCCACTCTGCCAGCTGTCAGGTCAAAGTCTTCAAG CCCAAAGGAGCTGACCGCAAGCAGAAGACGGATagagaaaaaattgaaaaaaggacTCCTCAGGACAGAGAAAAATATCAGCCTTCTTACGAAACAACTGTTCTTACAGAG tgctCACCATGGCCTGACATGCCTTGTGTCAACAGCACTAACAGCACCCCCTCCCCGGTCTTCAGTAGTTCTCCAACCACCTTTGGTCTCGGAGATGG AAACTGCTCTCCAAACCAACAGGGGGACCCGCTTCTTCCCAGCTGCTCTGAT CACCTTCTCCAATCTTCCTCCATCCAAGACACACAGCAATGGCTGCATCGCCAAAGGTTCTCCCCTTTCTGCAGGCTCTTCTCTAACTTCTCAG GTGCCGATTTACTAAAGATGTCAAAGGAAGACTTTGTCCAGATCTGTGGGCCGGCTGATGGGATTCGCCTCTTCAATGCAATCAAAGGAAG GTGTATTCAGCCCCGCCTCACTGTGTATGTGTGCCAGGAACAGACCAGGAATCACCAGCAGTCCAAACCTGAGAGCAGTGACG TATACCATGCAATCTACCTGGAAGAGTTAACAGCAGGAGAACTGGCTGAAAAGATTGCCAGCTTGTACAATATTTTAACACACCAAATTGGACGGGTTTACAGGCAAGGACCTGCAGGTATTCATGTCCTGGTGTCTGATGAG ATGGTGCAGAACTTAACTGAAGAATCCTGCTTCATAATCGGCACAATAAAAG ATGAAAACAATGATGGGTACCATATTATCCTGAAGTGA
- the tfcp2l1 gene encoding transcription factor CP2-like protein 1 isoform X1 — protein MLFWHNQPEPYHQHSTSSYLRDVLSLPIFKHEDHQHASENASKMIPFQYILSAATSPAVKLQDETLTYLNQGQSYEIRMLNRKLVEYTDISSKFVKSIVRVVFHDRRLQYTEHQQLEGWRWNRPGDRILDIDIPLSVGIMEPRANPLQLNTIEFIWDPAKSASVYIQVHCISTEFTPRKHGGEKGVPFRIQIDTFKQNENGEYTEHIHSASCQVKVFKPKGADRKQKTDREKIEKRTPQDREKYQPSYETTVLTECSPWPDMPCVNSTNSTPSPVFSSSPTTFGLGDGNCSPNQQGDPLLPSCSDHLLQSSSIQDTQQWLHRQRFSPFCRLFSNFSGADLLKMSKEDFVQICGPADGIRLFNAIKGRCIQPRLTVYVCQEQTRNHQQSKPESSDVYHAIYLEELTAGELAEKIASLYNILTHQIGRVYRQGPAGIHVLVSDEMVQNLTEESCFIIGTIKDENNDGYHIILK, from the exons tgatGTCCTGTCGTTACCGATCTTTAAACACGAGGACCATCAGCACGCCAGTGAAAACGCCTCCAAAATGATACCTTTCCAATACATCCTTTCTGCGGCCACGTCCCCGGCTGTAAAGTTACAGGATGAGACGCTCACTTATCTCAACCAAG gtCAATCCTATGAAATCCGTATGCTAAACAGAAAACTAGTGGAGTATACAGATATAAGCAGCAAATTTGTAAAG AGCATCGTCCGAGTGGTGTTTCACGACCGGCGCCTGCAGTACACCGAGCACCAGCAGCTGGAGGGCTGGAGGTGGAACAGGCCGGGCGACAGGATCCTGGACATCG ATATCCCACTGTCTGTTGGGATTATGGAACCCAGAGCCAATCCACTTCAGCTGAACACCATTGAATTCATATGGGATCCTGCTAAGAGTGCCTCTGTATATATCCAG GTGCACTGCATCAGCACGGAGTTCACTCCGCGGAAACATGGGGGAGAGAAAGGGGTGCCTTTCCGTATCCAGATCGATACTTTCAAACAGAACGAGAACGGAGAATACACTGAGCACATCCACTCTGCCAGCTGTCAGGTCAAAGTCTTCAAG CCCAAAGGAGCTGACCGCAAGCAGAAGACGGATagagaaaaaattgaaaaaaggacTCCTCAGGACAGAGAAAAATATCAGCCTTCTTACGAAACAACTGTTCTTACAGAG tgctCACCATGGCCTGACATGCCTTGTGTCAACAGCACTAACAGCACCCCCTCCCCGGTCTTCAGTAGTTCTCCAACCACCTTTGGTCTCGGAGATGG AAACTGCTCTCCAAACCAACAGGGGGACCCGCTTCTTCCCAGCTGCTCTGAT CACCTTCTCCAATCTTCCTCCATCCAAGACACACAGCAATGGCTGCATCGCCAAAGGTTCTCCCCTTTCTGCAGGCTCTTCTCTAACTTCTCAG GTGCCGATTTACTAAAGATGTCAAAGGAAGACTTTGTCCAGATCTGTGGGCCGGCTGATGGGATTCGCCTCTTCAATGCAATCAAAGGAAG GTGTATTCAGCCCCGCCTCACTGTGTATGTGTGCCAGGAACAGACCAGGAATCACCAGCAGTCCAAACCTGAGAGCAGTGACG TATACCATGCAATCTACCTGGAAGAGTTAACAGCAGGAGAACTGGCTGAAAAGATTGCCAGCTTGTACAATATTTTAACACACCAAATTGGACGGGTTTACAGGCAAGGACCTGCAGGTATTCATGTCCTGGTGTCTGATGAG ATGGTGCAGAACTTAACTGAAGAATCCTGCTTCATAATCGGCACAATAAAAG ATGAAAACAATGATGGGTACCATATTATCCTGAAGTGA